In Corallococcus caeni, the DNA window TCTCCACCGCCGCGCCCAGCAGGTTGAAGCCCCACGTCGTGTACAGGTAGCGCGTGCCCGGCTCCGACATGAGCGGCCGGTCCGCGAACATCGCGATGGCCTCCTTCGTCGTCACCGGCTTCGTGTTGTTGCCGGCGCTCGGGCTGTCGTAGGTGGGCACGCCGCCCAGGTGGCCCAGCAGCTGCCGCACCGTCACCGGCCACTGCTTCACCGGGTACTCGGGCACCAGCGTGTGGATGTCCGCGTCCAGGTCCAGCTTGCCCGCCTGCGCCAGCTGCATCACGGCCACCGCCGTGAAGGACTTGGTGATGGACGCCATGCGGTACGTGGTGCGCACCGTGGCCGGCAGCTTCTTCGCCAGGTCGCGGTAGCCGTAGCCGTTCATCCACCGCTGGCCGCCCCGCATCACACCCACGGACAGGCCCGCGGTGGGGCCCTGCTTCAGGTCCGCGCGCACCAGCGCGTCCAGCGCGCGCTGCACCTCCGGCGGGAACTCGGAGGCCTTCGCGCCCGGCTCCGGCGCGACCTTCGCGCTGGACTCCGGTGGCGACGCGGGCTTTTCAGCGGGCTCGGAGGGCGCCGCCTCCGGCTTCGGCGCGGCGGCGGGAGCCTGCGCCACGGGAGCAGGCTTCGCGGCGGGCACCTGCGCGAACGCGGGGCCTGCCTCCAACAACAAACACAGCGCGACGAAGAGCCGCTTCATGGCACCGCCTCCGCGGTCTGGCCGCTTCCACTGCCCGCCGGTGCATCTTCACGCGAGGACGTGAGCGCCGGGGCCGGCACCGCGCCCTCGTTCGCCCATCCCGCCAGCAGCGCGTCCGAGACCAGCTGCCCCAGCAGGTCCAGTCCCTGACCGCGCGGATGCACCAGGTCCTCGTGCATGAACCCCGCCTGATGGAAGCGCGCGAGCGACCCCGCGCCGCCCATCGCCGTGTAGAGGTTGAAGAAGCCGCAGCCCTCGGCGAGCGCCACCTCGCGCTCGGCCTGGATGGCGGCCTCCAGGAACGGCCGCTGCGTCAGGGGCTTGCCCTTCGCGTGGCCGTCCTGCACCGCGTCCATGGGCCCCACCACCATGCACGCGCTGCCGGGCGCGGCGGCGCGGGCGCGGCGCAGGAGCGCGGCCAGGTCCTGGCGCACGGTGGGCAGGTCCGTGCGCTTCCACTCCAGGCGCTTGGACTCATTGCCCCCCAGGAAGAAGAGCAGCAGCTTCGGGTCGCGCTGCGCGAGCTGCGCCTTCAGCGCGTCCTCCTCCAGCCGCGCATACAGCGTGGCGTCCGCGGACGGCACGCCGAGCATGTCCAGCACGACGCCGGGCGCGTCCTTTTGCAGCACAACGCCCTGCACGATGGCGCCCTTGCCTTCCGCGGTGACGTCCAGCCACTTCGCGCCCGCGGGCAGGTCGAAGGACGTGGTGCGGCTGGCACCGTCCCCCTGCGGCTCCGTGCGCGCGAGCACCGCTCCGTCCACGGACACGACCAGGCGGCCCGCGCCCTTCACGTCCTTCCACCACAGCGTCCCGCGCGGCTCGCCGTCCAGCTTGAAGCGGCCCCGGGCGCGGTTCTCGGTGGCCACGTGGTACACGCCGGTGATGCCGAACGGGTGCGGCGGCGCGTGCAGCTCGCCCAGCGTGCGCGGCTGCCAGCCGTTGCTCACGGCGGCCGTGCGCGACCGTCCACCGTAGGGCGCCATGCGGTCCACCAGCAGCGCGCCCCGGCCCGCGTGGCCGAAGCCCGCCACCAGCTCGTCGCGGACCACGTCCACGATGCGGTCCCCCGCGATGAGCGAGTTGCCGAACGCGGCGACGACCGTGGGCGTCTTCGCCGTGCCCTCCAGCAGCCCGTCCAGCGCGCGGAAGAACGGCGTCAGCGCGGACCGCGCGCAGCCGGTGTCACTCGGCTCCACGCACGGATCCTCCACCGCGCCGCCCGGTGCCTTCAGCCGCGTGGCCAGCGCGTGCAGGTGTCCCGCGCGCTCGGTGGTGGGCGGCAGGGCGCGGAACGCGGAGCGCCCCGTGCTCCGGGCCGGCGCGGACACGCTCGCGGAAGAGGGCACCACCGAGGGAGCAGCGGCCGCCGTCAGCTCGCGTGCGGACTCCGAGGTCGCGGGCCGCGCGGATGTCGCCGCCTCACCCGACGAGGGCTGCGCGGAAGCCACTCCGTCGTGGGACGCGAGCTGCGCGGATGCGGGCCGTGCGGACGTGGCCTCGACGGAAGCGGGTCGCGCGGCACTCGCCTCCGGCGGCGGCGCGGAGTCCGTCGCGGGAGCCGTCGTCAGGGGGAACCGGTGTGGGGGTGTGCGGGACTCGCACCCGGGGAGCAGCGCCCCCGCCAGGACAGCGAGCAACCCCGCCCGCCGGAGCCCCCGCGAGACATCGGGAACCTTCATGTGGCCCGCGAGCGTAGACGAAAGGCCGGGGGTGCGCATGTTCTGGACCCCACGCTCGGCCGCCTTGCGGGCCGCCCCGGCGTGGCTTCCCGGACATCGCATCCGTCCTGCATCACACGCTCCGCCCGGACGCCCGCGAGCAAGAACCGAATTTCCCGCAGCCCAGCGCGAATGCAGGGTCCGACCGCGAACATGGTCCCTTCACATGGCGAGGTGCGCCCCCAAATTATCCGCCGCGAATATGGGCAAGAACCGGCTCACAACGTGGACGAAGCTCCACCGGCGATTTGGCGACCACGTGCGCCGCATGCGCAACAGCCGCTCGCTCACGCAGGAGGCGCTCGCCGAGCGCAGCGACCTGTCGGTGGACGCCATCCGCCGCATCGAGCGGGGCGCCTTCTCTCCGTCGCTCGACACGCTGGGCAAGCTGTCCGTGGGGTTGGACGTGTCGCTGAAGACCCTCTTCCATTCCTTCGACCTGGAGCGCACCGACGGCGTGGCGGAGATCTGCGACTTTCTCGCGGGCCGCTCCGGCTCCGAATTGAAGCTCGCGTGGCGCGTGCTCCAGGCCATGTTCGACGAGCCCTGAAGCGCGCCCTCGTGCCGGTCGCACCCGGCAGATGTTCCCTGTCACCCCGGCCGCGTTTGCCCTATGCGTCGGGGCAGATGAGCCGCGCGCCTCCCACCCTCCTCCTCGTCGAGGACGACAGCGACCTGCGCGACGCGCTCGTGGAGATCCTCCACGCCGAAGGGCACACCGTCGTCGCCAGGGCGACGGGTGACGAGGCGCTCTCCTGGCTGGAAGCCCACTCTGTCCCCGCGCTGGTGCTCGTGGACATGTGGACGCCGCGCAAGGACAGCTGGCGGCTGCTGGACGCCCTGCACCACCAGCCGCGCTTCGCGGACCTCCCCGTCGTGGCCATCAGCTCCAGCGAGGAGCGCCACCCCGCCATCCGCGAGGTGCTCTCCAAGCCCTTCGACCGGGAGGCGCTGCTCGCCGGGGTGCGCCGCTTCGTGCACGCGCTGCACTGACGCGCTCAGCCGCCGGGGGCCCGCTGGACCAGCCGCCCCGCCACGCCCGGATCCAGCCGGAACGAGTCGAAGAAGCGGTCCGCGTCCTTCGGCGCACGCCCCTCCGGGTGCAGCAGCAGCTGCTGGTACAGGCGCGGGCCCACCATGAAGAAGCGGCCCCGCAGGCGGCGCGGACCGGACAGTCCCCCCACCTCCTGGCCCGGGAAGCCGCCCTCCATCTCCAGCGGCTTCGCGGTGATGGCGGTCGCGCCCAGGGCCTCCAGCGCGCCCTGGCTGGCGCGGTCCACCACGTCGCGCGGGCTCACCTGCGCCACGGCCGCGGGCGGGAAGTCCGTATAGGAGACGTAGTAGGCGGTGTCCTCCTGCGCGCGCGCGGCGATGAACGTGTGCAGCGTCACCTCGCCCACGTCCGTGGGCTGCACGCGCCGCTCCTCCGTGACGGGGCCGGGGAACGTCACGCTGAAGCCCCCTTCCGGGGACTGGACGACGGAGGACGGCACCTCCCGCACGGGCTCGGCGGCGGACACGGGGGGCTCGGTCTGGGTGCGCCCCGCGCACCCTCCCAGCACCAGCAGGGCGGCGGCCAGCGGCACGGCCCGGTGGGAACGCTTCATCATCCAGACGGCTCCTGACATGGGGCCGCAAGGTACGCCCTGCCCCGCCCGGGCGCATCCCTTCGCGTCACCCGGGCACGCTTCAGGCAACGCTTCCCCCCGCCCTCAGTGCATCGTGCCGGCGGGTTCCTCCTCGTCGGCGGGCGGGGGCGGCTCCGGCGGGCCGGCGGAGGACACCCGGGCCAGGTGGACGCGGAACACGGAGCCCCGGCCGGGCTGGCTCTCCACCTCGATGTGGCCGCCGTGCGCCTCGATGATCCGCCGCGACACCGACAGCCCCAGCCCCACGCCCGGGGCGCGCTGCTTCGCGTTGCCCGCGCGCTGGAACGGGATGAAGAGGCCCTTGAGGTCCTCCGGCGACATGCCGATGCCCTGGTCCGCCACGGCCATCACCACCTGCTCGGCGTCCCCGCGCACGGACACCTCCACGCGGCTGCCCGAGGGGGAGTACTTGAGCGCGTTGCTCACCAGGTTGGTCAGCACCTGCTCCAGCCGGGCGGGGTCCGCGCGCACCAGCACCGGGGTGTCCGGCGTCACCAGCTCCAGCGTGTGCCCGGAGTCGCCGGACTGGTACAGCTCCACCACGGAGCGCGCCAGCTCGCGCGTGTCGCGCACCTCCGGCTGGAGCTCCAGCTTGCCGGCCTCGATGCGGGTCGCGTCCAGCAGGTCCCCCACCATCCGGTCCAGGCGCGCCACCTGCCGGCGCACCAGCGCCAGCGTGCGCTGCATCCGCTCCGCCGTCATCTCTCCGCGGCCCGTCAGCGACGTGGACAGCTTCAGCGCGGACAGGGGGTTGCGCAGGTCGTGCGCCACGCCGGCCAGGAACGCCAGCTGCTGCTCCTGCTGGTGGGTGAGGCTGTCCGCCATCTCGTTGAAGGTGTGCGCCATGTCGCGGATCTCCGACGGGCCCTGCTCGGGCGCGCGCAGGTGCCGCCCGCCCCGGCCGAAGCCGGACATCGCCTGCCGCAGCGCCGTCACCGGGCGCAGCGCGAAGCGCCGCAGCCAGAAGATGACCAGCCCCAGCGTCATCATCAGCAGCAGGCCCAGCACCAGCCCCAGCACATTGGCCGTCTCGCTCCAGTACGCCGCGCGCTGCCGGGCCTCCTGTGCCTGGCCCACGTTGATCTGGATGAGCCGCTCCAGCGAGCGCAGCGCCGCGTCCAGCGACGCCATGGCCGCCGCGTCGTGCTGGGCCGCGGAGAGCCCCGGACCGAGCGGCGCCTGCTGCGCGTGCAGGTAGGCGTACACCTGCGTCTGGACCTCCGCCACCATCCCGCGCTCCTCCTGGGTGGAGGCGGTGCCGTGCATCTCCACCAGCTGGCGGCGCAGGTCGGCTTCAATCTGCGGCGGCGAGCGCCCGCGCGACGGGTCCGCGAGGATGGGAGCGCCCGGCAGCGCCACGAGGCGCGAGTGGACGAGCAGGTCCACCTCCAGCTCCTCGGCCTGACGGACGCCTTCCACGGATTCACTCAGCGTGGAAGCCATGCGTTCCAGGGCGGTTGTCAGCACCACGAGCAGGGTGGCGGCCACCAGGGTGAGCAGCACCAGCCCGCCCACCACGGTGGAGAAGAAGGCGCGCAGGCTCATCGCGCCTCCTGTGCGGGCCTCCAGCCGACGTGACCGGTCATGTTCGGGCATCCTCCCTCCGGGCCCACGCCAACCCATCTGGTCGCCGCCCTGTTCCTGAGGAAAGCAACAAGCGTCCGATATCGTGGATTCGCGCCCCGGATGCGGGCAGGCCCACGGCTGACGTGGCCCCCAAAAGGAGCCGGCCTCCCGAGGCCCGGCCATGCTAGTCAGCACGCACAACGCGGCTCGATGCGCCCTCCCCCGGACTTTCGGGCGCCCCCCACCTGCTTGAAGAGGTCACCCGATGGATCTGCTCGCACCACCGGCCCGCACGCTGAACTTCGACGCCTTCTGGCGTTGGCTCCAGGAGCACACCAACTGCATCCTGCGCTGTGGCTCCCCCGACATGACGTTGTTCGACCATGACGACTTCCACTGGATGCTGATGGAAGAGGAGCGACAGCACGTCCTCCAGCTCATCAAGGGCAAGTCGCTGGTGGGCGAGATGGTGATGGTGGGCCGTGAAATCTCCGAGGTCACCATCTCCCCGGATCCGGACGCGGATCCGCAGGCGGGCCACTTCCTGGCGGAGCTGATGGGGGGCCCCAAGGAGGACCCGCAGGTGCTGTACCACTTCATCATGGCCCACGGCATCGAGCCGGTCGCCGGCCACCAGGGCTTCAAGCACTAGGCGTCTGTTGGACTCCAAGGCCCGCCCCCTGGCAAGCCGCTACCTGCCTGGCCTGCCCTTCGGGGGGTGACTCCGGGGGGGCACCTCGAGGAGCTCGTGTTCCTCGCGCGCGAGCATCGTCGTCAGCAGCGGGTGCTGGAACCTTCGCTCCGCCGTGATGGCATAGAACGTCTCGAAGAGCCCCGGAACCACGCAGTGCTCGTGCAGCACGCCCTCGCGGAGCTCGTCGCGAACCACGACGGACGGCACCAGCGCGAACGCATGGGTATCGCGCGCCAGGAGCCGCATCGTCGCCATGTCGTCCACCTCGGCCAGGGTGCGGACGCGCACGCCGAGCTGCTCGCACAGCGCATCGAACTCCGAGCGGATGGCGCTCTCCCGGCCGGGGACGATCATCGGCGCGTCGGTGAGGCTCTGCGGAAAGCGGAAGCCCTTCTGGCGCTTCGACCCGACGATGCTGACCGGCTGCCGCGCGATGCGCCGGCAACCGAGGCGGCCGCCCGGCTCCCGCGAGGGCGGCCGGTTCGCCAGGACGAGATCGACCGCGTGGTCCTCGAGCCGGAGCAGCAGCTCCGCCAGCCCCCCGGACTCGAGGCAAAGGCGCACGTGGGGCTGTTCCAGGAGCGGCTTGACGAATGACTCCTGGAAGTTTCGCGACAGCGTGGCGACCGCGCCAATGCGCAGCACCTGCCCGGACTGCCGGCCGTGCTGGAGCGTCGAGACCAACTGGCTGCCCGCCGTGAAGATCTCCTCGGCGTAGGCGAGCGCGATCTCCCCGGCCTCCGTGAGCACGAGCCGGCGCCCGGCCCTGCGGAACAGCGCGTTGCCCAGCTGCGCCTCCAGCTGCTGGATTTGAGACGACAGCGCTGACTGCGCCACGCACAGGCGCGCCGCCGTCCTCGTCAGGTTGCCGTCCTTCGCGACCGCCCAGAAGTAGCGAAGGTGGTGGAAGTTGATCTGCTCGACGTTCACGTTCCATCTCCCAAAGAGAACGGTATGAGCCTTTTTATGTGTTTTTCAAGAACCGATGCGCCTGGGTACACAGCGCCGCATGAACACGCCCGAGGAGTGGTCGTTCGTCGTCCCCGTCATCGCCCTGGCGATTCCCGTGACCCTCGCGCTTGCCGCGGTCATCTCACCCCGGCGCGCCGGACTCGCGAGCGGCGCCGCGCTGGGGCTGGCGCTTCTCGTGACCGGCGGTGCCGCGCTGACGTGGGGCGCGGCAACGCAAATGGGTCCGCGTCTGGGGGTGCGCGTCGACGCCGTCACCTGCGTCATGCTGCTCCTGGTCGCCACCCTCGGGGCCATCATCGTCCGCTACTCGCGGACCTATCTCCAGGGCGCCCCCGGGCTCGTGAGGTACCTGCGCTGGTTGTTGCTGACGCTGAGCGCCGTCACCGCGCTGGTCATCGCGAACAACCTGCTCGTCGTGGTGCTGGGTTGGACCGCGACGAGCGTCGCGCTGCACCAGTTGCTGACGTTCTATCGCGAGCGCCCCGCCGCGCTCGTCGCGGCGCACAAGAAGTTCCTCGTCAGCCGGCTCGCTGACCTCTGCCTCCTGGGCTGCCTCGCGCTCGTCCATCAAGACGTGGGCAGCCTCGAGCTTGACCGCATCGCGGCCTGGGCTGGAGCGCATCCAACGCTGTCCCCTTCGATGCAGGCCGCCGCGGTGCTGCTCGTCATCGCAGTGGCGCTGCGGTCCGCGCAGCTCCCGTTCCACGGCTGGTTGCTCCAGGTGATGGAGGCCCCGACCCCGGTCTCCGCGCTCCTGCACGCAGGCGTCGTGAACATCGGCGGCTTCGTCCTGCTGCGGCTCGCACCGTGGATGGCTCACGCGGCGCTCGCGCAGCTGCTCCTCGTGGTCATCGGGCTCGGCTCTGCCCTCATCGCCGCCCTCGTCATGACGACCCGGGTCAGCGTGAAGGTCTCGCTCGCCTGGTCCACGTGCGCGCAGATGGGGTTCATGCTGGTGCAGTGTGGCCTGGGCTTGTGGCACCTGGCGTTGCTGCACCTTGTCGCGCACTCCCTCTACAAGGCCCACGCCTTCCTGAGCGCGGGGACGGCCGTCGACGAATGGCGGCTGCGCGCCATGACGAAGCAACCGCCCCCGCCATCGTGGGGCCGCCTCGGCATCGGGGTCCTCGTGGCGGCCGGGAGCGCGGCGCTCTGTGTCCTTGTCTTGCGGCACGCCGCCGCCTTGCGCCCGGCCGATGAGCGCTCCGTTGCCCTGCTCGCGCTCGTCGTCAGCCTCTCCCTGGTCCCGCTGCTCACCCGAAAGACGACCGGCATCTTCACGGCCGCCGGCGTGGCACTGCGCGTGAGCGGAGTCGTCCTGCTCTATGTCGGTTGGCACGCGGCCGCGGCGCAGCTGATGCCCTCGCGGGACGCGACGCCGAACGGTCCCGTCTGGGTCCTGGTCGGCCTGGGCTTCGTTGGCCTCTTCGCCATGAAGGCAACCCTCCAGCTGTTCCCGGAGGGGCGGCTCGCGCGTGCCGTCTACCCCTGGCTGTTCGCCGGCCTCTACCTCGACGAACGCTTCACCCGCCTCACCTTCCGCGTCTGGCCGCCCCGGCTCCAGCGGCGGTCGGAGTCCGCTCCCGCAACCCGCATCCAGGAAACCCTCGAGGCCCACACATGAGCACGCCCAACGCCGCCGCCATGGCTCGAAGCCAGGAGCCCTCCGTCACGAGCGCCTCGCCCGACCCGCGCCTCGACGAAGTCTTCCAGCGCGCCTGCGCGCGGATCGCCCCGACCTGGCCACTCGACCGCTTCATCGCCGTCAATCCCTTCTGGGGGCTGATCGACTCGCGGCTCCCGGAGGTCGCGGCACGGCTGCAGTCCCTGTCCGGCGCGCGGCTGCTCATGCCGCGCTCGTGGTACCGGCAGGCCTATCGCGAGGGCCGCCTCCGCGACGAACATCTCCAGGCCGCGCTCGACGCGAGCGATTCGACCGCGTCGCTCACCCACCTCCGTGCGCTGCTCGAGCAGGACGAGCCGGCGCCCACGACGCGCGCTCGCGTCGTGGACGTGGTGGACGCGGGGCGAGACCTGGTCCACGAGGCGTCGTGGCGCGGCTTCATCACCCAGAGCGTCAGCCAGTTCTGCGCGGGCTACTTCGACGAGGGGCAGGCGCAGCTGGGGCCTCCGCGGGACCGTGGGCTGTACGCGAGCTGGCGGCAGCATGCGATGACAGACCGGAGCCCGGCGCTGCTCATGCGCGCGACGTCCTACCGGAGGCACGCCAGTGCGCTCCCCGCGACCGCCCGCGAGCTCGCCCGGACCGCGCTCGCGGCGCTCGAGGTCCCGCCGCGAGAGCAGGAGAACTACCTCTGGAGCCTGCTGCTGGAGCAGAACGGCTGGGCGTCCTGGTGCGCGTACCGGCGCTGGACCGCGCGGCTCCAGGGAAGCGACGACGACACGCTCCACGACCTCGCCGCGATTCGCCTCGCCTGGGAGTGGATGCTCTACCGCGCCGGCGGAGACGCGGTCGCCCGGAGCTGGAAGACCGCCATGGCGAATTGGACGCAGGTTGACGCCGCGGCGGCGGCTTCCCGCTCCAGCGATTGGCTGCTCCAGGCGGCGCTGGAGATCGCGTGGCGAGAGCCCGTCCTGCGCGCGCTCCCGGCCGGTCTTCGCACCCCGCGCCGCACGGCCCCGTCGGTGCAGGCCGTCTTCTGCATCGACGTGCGCTCGGAGGTCTTTCGACGCGCCCTCGAGGCCATCGCGCCTTCGGCCCACACGCTCGGCTTCGCCGGCTTCTTCGGCGTTCCGATGGACTACCAGCCGCTCGGGGCCGCCGCTGCGCGTCCGCAGCTGCCTGGACTCCTCGCGCCTCGCCTGCGCGCATCGGACACGGGGCTGGGGCCGGACGCTGAAGCGCGACGTGCCGGGCACTTCGACCTCGCCGCCGCGTGGAGGACGTTCAAGACGGACGCGCTGTCGACCTTCACGTTCGTCGAAGCGCTCGGGCTCACCTACGCAGGAAAGCTCGTCAGGGACAGCCTCGGCCTGGGAGGGGCGCAGCGCCTCGACAGCGTCGGGCTTTCCCGCGAAATGGACGCCAGGCGCAAGCCCCGCGTGAGCGGTGCGGTGGATGGCGGGCCCCTGGAGCCCGAGGCGCGCTGCGACCTCGCCGCGGGCATGCTCCGCGGCATGAGCCTGACCCACGACTTCGCGCGGTTCGTCCTGCTCGTGGGACACGGCAGCGCCACCCGCAACAACCCCCACGCGGCGGGGCTCGACTGCGGGGCGTGCTGCGGACAGACCGGCGAGGTCAACGCGCGTGCCGCCGCGGCACTGCTCAACGAGCCCGAGGTGCGAAAGGGGCTCGCGAAGAGGGGAATCCACGTCCCCGAGAGCACGTGGTTCGTGGCGGCGCTCCACCACACGACCACCGACGAGGTGGAGCTGTTCGACGTCGACGAGTCGCCGCCGGCCTATCGCGTGGACCTCGACGCGCTCCGGGCGTGGCTCGCGGAGGCGGGGGCCCGCGCGCGGACCGAGCGCGCCCGCCTGCTGGGGCTCGAGGGTGTCGGGCCTTCGAGGCTGCACCAGGCCATTCGCGCGAGGACCACCGACTGGGCCCAGGTTCGCGCCGAGTGGGGGCTCGTGAACAACGCGGCGTTCATCGTCGCGCCACGCGAGCACTGCCGTCACCTGGACCTTCAGGGGCGCGCGTTCCTCCACGAGTACCGGCACCAGGAGGATGAAGGCTTCGCCGTCCTCGAGCTGATCATGACGGCCCCGATGGTCGTCACGCACTGGATCAACTTCCAGTACTACGCGTCCACGGTCGACAACGCGCGCTACGGCAGCGGGGACAAGGTGCTGCACAACGTCGTCGGCGGCCATCTCGGCGTCTTCGAGGGGAACGGCGGCGACCTTCGGATTGGACTGCCGATGCAGTCCGTACACGATGGTGAGCGGTGGGTGCACACGCCGCTCAGGCTGAGCGTGTTCATCGAGGCGCCGCGCGCCGCGATCGCCGCGGTGCTGGACAAGCACGCGCACGTCCAGGCGCTCGTCACCAATGGATGGCTCTCGCTCTTCCAAATCGATGAAGAGGAGTGCGCCATCCACGCCCTGCGCGGCGGGCGCTGGCACCGCGAGGCGCCCTCGAGCGACTCAGCGCCAACGCAGCGGGCCTGACGGACGCACACGCGCACGGCCAACGACAGGCCCGGCCTCCTTCTGCCCGCGAACCGGGCCTCACCCTGCTAGCGCGCCACGCGCTCGATGGCCTCCACCGCCGCGTGGACGCCGTTGACCCATTCGCCAGGCCGCGCGCGGGGCCCGCCCTGGAGCAGGAGCTGGAGCACGGACGCGACCTTCGCCTCCAGCTCCGCCGCGTCCCCCACCCGCTCCGCCTCCGTCAGCCGCAGGGCCTGCCGGTCGTAGAGCCGGGGCCGCGCCCAGGCCACCAGCGGCGTCCCGGTGGCCCGGGCCTCCTGCACGGTGTTGTAGCCGCCCGCCCCCACCAGCACGTCCACGCCTCGCAGCACCGCGAGCGCCGGCCAGACGGCCAGCCCCGACGCGTGGGCCGTGGGAACCAGCCACCGCACCACCGCCCGCCCGTCGAGCGACACGCGCAGCCGGTCCGCGGTCGCCCCGGTCTCCGCCACCTCCTCCTCGCGGCCGCAGCCCATCACCGCCACCACGGGCCGCGCGTCCCCGTCCTCCAGGCCCAGCCGCCGCCGGGCCTCGTCGCGGGGCATCAGCGCGTCCGCGTCCAGCAGCAGCCACGGCGCCGTGCGCACCGCGCGCGGGTGGTGCGCGAAGGGCGCGTCCTCCCCGGGCACGACGAGCAGGTCGAACGCGTCCGCGGCGCGGGCCACGTCGAAGCGCTCCACGTAGACGGGGGTCAGGTCGCGGTGCACCAGCACGCGCGGCGCATTCACCGTGGGCAGCAGCGTCACCAATTCTCCAGCGAGCCCCCGGGGGAAGGTGTCCACCACCAGCACGTCCGGTGTGGCCTCCGCGAGCCACGCGCCCACCGCCGCCACGGTGGCGGCCTTGTCCAGCCGCGCGTCCACGCGGTGCACGGTGGCGCCGGGGCCCAGCCACGACTCCAGCGGCAGGCCGGGAGCGAACGGGCTGTTGGTGAGGACGTCCACCACATGGCCCCGGGCCACGGCCGCGCGGGCCAGGGCCGCGGCGCGCGTCAGGTGCCCCAGGCCTCCTCCGAGCGCGTAGAGGCGCCAGTGCTGACGTCGCGCGGCCACGCTCAGCTACCGCCCAGGTCCTCCTCGAAGGAGGCGTCGTCCTCGCGCCGCACGCTCTCGCCGTCGGCCTCGGTGAAGTCGTTGGTGTCGCGGGAGGAGGACGACGCACCGGAGCCGCTCCACGCGTCCCGGCCGTAGTAGCCGTAGTCCTCGTAGTAGTAGCTGGGGTCGTCCTCGTCGGCGGTGTCGGAGCCGTCGCGGTTCTCGTCGCCGTTGTCGGCGGCGCGCGCGCACGTCACGCAGACCGTCTCCTCGCCGTCGAGCGTGCGCTGGTGCAGCGCGCAGATGGGCTTCTGGCAGCGCATGCACTGCGTGGACGCCCCGCGCTCACAGGGGTGGGAGAAGAGGAAGCCGGAGGTCTCCAGGCACTGCTCGGCGGACGGGAAGGAAGGGGACATGGCGTTGAAGGCTCAGGGCGACGCGGCGCCCGCGGGAGACTGGAGGCGGAAGAGCAGGGCCATGCGCACGGGCAGGTCCAGCGAGGAGAAGCCCAGGCACGCGGCGGCTTCCGGGGACACCGGCTGCTTGGTGGCGAGCACCGTCTTGCCGGACGGGTCGCGCAGGGACAGCTTGCCGTCGCGCACCTTCACGTGGACCTCCTCCGCGCCGGACGCGCCCTTCACGGACGCGCCGCCGCCGTCGGAGGCCACGGTGTAGAGCACCGCGCCCTGGGCGTCCGTGAGCTTCCACCCGGCGCCCTCGCGCGTCAGCGTGTAGCGCACGGCCGAGCGCGCGGCGTCCTTCACCTGGAACGCATCCGGCCCGCCCGTGACATAGGCCAGCACCGCGTCGTCCGGGCCGGACACCTTGAGCTCGCCGCCCTTCCACTTGTAGCGGGCAAGCTCGTGGTCCTCGCCGTCGACGAGCTTCGCGCCGTCCTCCTTGGGCTTGAGCGAGAAGCGCTCGCGGTCGTCGCCGTCCTTGAACTTGAGCTTGACGCCGGCCTCCTTCGGCTCGGCGGCGGAAGCGGCGGCGGTGGCGGGCATCGCCTGCGTGTGCGGAGCGCCAGAGGCGGGAGCACCGCCCTGCGAACAGGCCGAGGCCCCGAACACACCAAGGCCCACGAGGAACAGGACACGAAGCTTCACGACGTGGACCTCACGTTCCCGGGCTGGCCCTGGGAGCTGGAGTGGTTGAGCACCTGGCAGAGGCTCAAGAGCATCATCGTCGCGGTGCGCGACGCATCCGTCTTCGGGGCGCCCGCCTTCCGGGCCTTGCCTGGCGGCACCTCGGACGGGGCCGGGGCCTGGGCCACCCAGTCCTCGTCCAGCAGCACGCGCAGCTCCAGCCGGTCCTCGGCCACGAGCACCCACTTCAGCGTGGAGCCGGAGGGCAGCCGCACGGCATCCCGCGTGCGCTTT includes these proteins:
- a CDS encoding NADH-quinone oxidoreductase subunit L, which translates into the protein MNTPEEWSFVVPVIALAIPVTLALAAVISPRRAGLASGAALGLALLVTGGAALTWGAATQMGPRLGVRVDAVTCVMLLLVATLGAIIVRYSRTYLQGAPGLVRYLRWLLLTLSAVTALVIANNLLVVVLGWTATSVALHQLLTFYRERPAALVAAHKKFLVSRLADLCLLGCLALVHQDVGSLELDRIAAWAGAHPTLSPSMQAAAVLLVIAVALRSAQLPFHGWLLQVMEAPTPVSALLHAGVVNIGGFVLLRLAPWMAHAALAQLLLVVIGLGSALIAALVMTTRVSVKVSLAWSTCAQMGFMLVQCGLGLWHLALLHLVAHSLYKAHAFLSAGTAVDEWRLRAMTKQPPPPSWGRLGIGVLVAAGSAALCVLVLRHAAALRPADERSVALLALVVSLSLVPLLTRKTTGIFTAAGVALRVSGVVLLYVGWHAAAAQLMPSRDATPNGPVWVLVGLGFVGLFAMKATLQLFPEGRLARAVYPWLFAGLYLDERFTRLTFRVWPPRLQRRSESAPATRIQETLEAHT
- a CDS encoding YbcC family protein, whose protein sequence is MSTPNAAAMARSQEPSVTSASPDPRLDEVFQRACARIAPTWPLDRFIAVNPFWGLIDSRLPEVAARLQSLSGARLLMPRSWYRQAYREGRLRDEHLQAALDASDSTASLTHLRALLEQDEPAPTTRARVVDVVDAGRDLVHEASWRGFITQSVSQFCAGYFDEGQAQLGPPRDRGLYASWRQHAMTDRSPALLMRATSYRRHASALPATARELARTALAALEVPPREQENYLWSLLLEQNGWASWCAYRRWTARLQGSDDDTLHDLAAIRLAWEWMLYRAGGDAVARSWKTAMANWTQVDAAAAASRSSDWLLQAALEIAWREPVLRALPAGLRTPRRTAPSVQAVFCIDVRSEVFRRALEAIAPSAHTLGFAGFFGVPMDYQPLGAAAARPQLPGLLAPRLRASDTGLGPDAEARRAGHFDLAAAWRTFKTDALSTFTFVEALGLTYAGKLVRDSLGLGGAQRLDSVGLSREMDARRKPRVSGAVDGGPLEPEARCDLAAGMLRGMSLTHDFARFVLLVGHGSATRNNPHAAGLDCGACCGQTGEVNARAAAALLNEPEVRKGLAKRGIHVPESTWFVAALHHTTTDEVELFDVDESPPAYRVDLDALRAWLAEAGARARTERARLLGLEGVGPSRLHQAIRARTTDWAQVRAEWGLVNNAAFIVAPREHCRHLDLQGRAFLHEYRHQEDEGFAVLELIMTAPMVVTHWINFQYYASTVDNARYGSGDKVLHNVVGGHLGVFEGNGGDLRIGLPMQSVHDGERWVHTPLRLSVFIEAPRAAIAAVLDKHAHVQALVTNGWLSLFQIDEEECAIHALRGGRWHREAPSSDSAPTQRA